A genomic window from Streptomyces broussonetiae includes:
- a CDS encoding catalase — protein sequence MTEFRPATTTDSGAPAESDEHSLTVGPGGPILLHDAYLIEQMAQFNRERIPERQPHAKGSGAFGQFEVTHDVSAYTKAAVFQPGVRTDLVIRFSTVAGERGSPDTWRDPRGFAVKFYTSEGNYDMVGNNTPVFFMKDPMKFQHFIRSQKRRADNNLRDHDMQWDFWTLSPESAHQVTWLMGDRGIPRTWRHMNGYSSHTYMWINAEGDRFWVKYHFKTDQGIEFFTQHEADQMASVDTDYHVRDLFEHIRDGRHPSWTLYVQIMPYEDAATYRFNPFDLTKVWPHGDYPLIEVGRMTLDRNPTDNHAEIEQAAFQPNNLVPGIGPSPDRMLLARLFSYADAHRHRIGANYQQLPVNAPVVDVHTYSKDGAMAYRRTTDPVYAPNSKGGPAADTVGYGNPPSWEADGEIVRAAYVSHPEDDDWGQAGTLVREVMDGAARDRLVDNVVGHLLNGVSEPVLERAFRYWSNIDETIGKRITDGVRAKADEKDPKAAEQDSPARRAMQHKA from the coding sequence ATGACAGAGTTCCGACCGGCTACCACGACCGACTCGGGCGCCCCGGCGGAGAGTGATGAACATTCGCTAACCGTAGGTCCTGGGGGTCCGATTCTGCTGCACGACGCCTATCTGATCGAGCAGATGGCTCAGTTCAACCGGGAGCGGATTCCCGAACGCCAGCCGCACGCAAAAGGAAGCGGGGCTTTCGGTCAATTCGAAGTGACGCACGACGTGAGCGCCTACACGAAGGCGGCCGTGTTCCAGCCGGGCGTGCGGACCGATCTGGTCATCCGATTCTCGACCGTGGCGGGCGAGCGGGGCAGTCCGGACACCTGGCGTGATCCGCGCGGATTCGCGGTCAAGTTTTACACCAGCGAAGGCAACTACGACATGGTCGGCAATAACACGCCGGTATTCTTCATGAAGGATCCGATGAAGTTCCAGCACTTCATCCGGTCCCAGAAACGCCGGGCGGACAACAACCTGCGCGACCACGACATGCAGTGGGACTTTTGGACGCTCTCTCCGGAGTCTGCCCACCAGGTCACCTGGCTGATGGGGGACCGTGGCATTCCGCGTACCTGGCGACATATGAATGGCTACTCGTCGCATACGTATATGTGGATCAATGCCGAAGGTGACCGGTTCTGGGTGAAATATCATTTCAAGACCGATCAGGGCATCGAGTTCTTCACCCAGCACGAGGCCGACCAGATGGCTTCCGTCGACACGGACTATCACGTGCGCGACCTCTTCGAGCACATCCGTGACGGGAGGCACCCCAGTTGGACCCTGTACGTACAGATCATGCCGTACGAGGACGCCGCGACCTACCGCTTCAACCCCTTCGATCTCACCAAGGTGTGGCCGCACGGCGACTACCCGCTCATCGAGGTCGGCCGGATGACTCTCGACCGCAACCCGACGGACAACCACGCCGAGATCGAGCAGGCGGCCTTCCAGCCGAACAACCTGGTCCCCGGCATTGGACCGAGTCCTGATCGCATGCTTCTGGCCCGGCTGTTCTCCTACGCGGACGCCCATCGCCATCGCATCGGTGCCAACTACCAGCAACTGCCCGTCAACGCCCCCGTCGTCGACGTCCACACCTACTCCAAGGACGGGGCGATGGCGTACCGCAGGACGACCGACCCTGTCTACGCCCCGAACTCCAAGGGCGGCCCGGCAGCCGACACGGTCGGCTACGGGAACCCGCCCAGCTGGGAGGCCGACGGAGAGATAGTTCGTGCGGCCTACGTCTCTCACCCCGAGGACGACGACTGGGGGCAGGCCGGCACCCTGGTCCGTGAGGTGATGGACGGTGCGGCCCGTGATCGTCTGGTCGACAATGTTGTCGGTCATCTACTCAACGGCGTCAGTGAACCGGTCCTCGAGCGTGCCTTCAGGTACTGGTCGAACATCGACGAAACCATCGGCAAGCGCATCACCGACGGCGTGCGAGCCAAGGCTGATGAGAAGGACCCGAAGGCGGCCGAACAGGATAGTCCCGCGCGTCGCGCCATGCAGCACAAGGCATAA
- a CDS encoding CYTH and CHAD domain-containing protein, with protein MTRSKRETERKYEAPSADDTSWLPDLTRVHGIVSVVEKGLDELDAVYYDTDDLRMVGALATLRRRTGGADAGWHLKLPTSGDSREAVQAPLSDTIPDTLRDLTLSRTRGAELRPVIRIRSSRSTRHLIDSEGAVLAELSLDSVRAESLLDTTVRASWTEMEVELAKDADPLLLDAVDKTLRKNGIARADGSSKLARALEETGTVAPRLPDKRAETVVPGSAGDEVLRYVDEQRHTLVNADPAVRRGLPDSVHRMRVTCRRLRSILRSYRAVLDREVTDPIRAELKWLGGELGAERDQEVLVDRLSTRIGASPRELILGPVDARLQVWNVARTSKSRQRTLDALLSSRYLALLSSLAELTEQPPLRRKATRKPEKVMVKAILKEHVRLAGRVAHALELARGTERDAALHQARKAAKKARYATEPARASLGKPVRRLGKRVKAVQKMLGEHQDSVVARDTLRNLALAAHAAGEPAFTWGLLYGQEQAVAEGCERGLPATWADAAKPKLRKALVH; from the coding sequence ATGACCCGTTCGAAGCGTGAGACAGAGCGAAAGTACGAAGCACCGTCGGCCGATGACACCTCGTGGCTGCCGGACCTCACTCGTGTGCACGGCATCGTGTCGGTCGTGGAGAAGGGCCTCGACGAACTGGACGCTGTGTACTACGACACGGACGACCTGCGCATGGTTGGCGCCTTGGCGACGCTGCGCCGAAGGACCGGCGGGGCTGATGCAGGCTGGCACCTCAAACTGCCCACGTCCGGGGACAGCCGGGAGGCGGTGCAGGCTCCGCTGTCAGACACGATTCCGGACACCCTGCGCGACCTGACCCTTTCGCGTACTCGAGGGGCAGAACTCAGGCCAGTGATCCGTATCCGGTCCTCCCGAAGCACGCGGCACCTCATCGATTCCGAAGGCGCGGTCCTCGCAGAGCTGAGCCTCGACAGCGTCCGCGCCGAGTCCCTGCTCGACACGACCGTACGAGCCTCATGGACCGAAATGGAGGTCGAACTCGCCAAGGACGCCGATCCCCTGCTGCTCGACGCCGTCGACAAGACGCTGCGCAAGAACGGTATCGCCCGCGCAGATGGTTCATCCAAGCTGGCCCGGGCGCTGGAAGAAACAGGAACGGTAGCGCCGCGCCTGCCGGACAAGCGCGCCGAGACCGTCGTACCCGGCTCAGCCGGCGACGAGGTCCTCAGGTACGTGGACGAGCAGAGGCACACCCTGGTGAACGCCGATCCCGCGGTACGCCGCGGCCTGCCCGACTCCGTGCACAGGATGCGCGTCACCTGCCGACGACTGCGCAGCATCCTGCGTTCCTACCGTGCGGTGCTGGACCGTGAGGTCACCGATCCGATCCGTGCGGAGCTCAAGTGGCTGGGCGGGGAGCTTGGCGCGGAACGTGACCAAGAGGTCCTTGTGGACCGGCTCAGCACGCGTATCGGAGCCTCGCCCCGTGAGCTGATCCTTGGGCCCGTCGACGCCCGTTTGCAAGTGTGGAACGTCGCCCGCACCTCAAAGTCGCGCCAGCGCACCCTCGACGCCCTGCTCTCATCCCGATATCTGGCCCTGCTGAGTTCGCTGGCCGAACTCACGGAACAGCCGCCACTGCGCCGCAAGGCCACTCGCAAGCCGGAGAAAGTCATGGTCAAGGCAATACTCAAGGAGCACGTCCGGCTGGCCGGCCGGGTGGCACACGCGCTGGAGCTTGCCCGGGGGACGGAACGCGACGCGGCCCTCCACCAGGCCCGCAAGGCGGCCAAGAAAGCGCGGTACGCAACAGAACCGGCGCGGGCATCGCTCGGTAAACCCGTCAGGCGGCTCGGCAAGCGTGTCAAAGCCGTACAGAAAATGCTCGGTGAGCATCAGGACAGCGTCGTTGCGCGCGACACCCTGCGGAACTTGGCCCTGGCGGCGCACGCGGCGGGAGAGCCCGCCTTCACCTGGGGCCTGTTGTACGGCCAGGAGCAAGCCGTGGCAGAAGGGTGTGAACGAGGACTGCCGGCCACATGGGCCGATGCAGCGAAGCCCAAACTACGGAAGGCGCTCGTTCACTGA
- a CDS encoding DUF5133 domain-containing protein yields MLMAHPAVLQNLIKQYETLRILRAEDGSEEVRRRMDDVAYTLCVSTGTCDVDAALIAARHQLPGARTEDDSLLAL; encoded by the coding sequence ATGCTCATGGCACACCCGGCCGTGCTGCAGAACCTGATCAAGCAGTATGAGACGCTGCGTATCCTGCGCGCCGAAGACGGCAGCGAGGAGGTACGTCGGCGTATGGATGACGTCGCGTACACGCTGTGCGTGTCGACCGGCACGTGCGACGTCGACGCCGCTCTTATCGCCGCCCGCCACCAACTGCCCGGGGCCCGAACCGAAGACGACTCACTTCTTGCCCTCTGA
- a CDS encoding ATP-binding protein gives MSNSSLRAVGWARSLPVSSGAKAARDWTRTHLATLGWTQTAPDLADSVLLAVSELVTNAHVHARSTAQLVLTWDEQCLHVTVHDASRRLPEQRHPSDTALGGRGLLLVEALADSWQAHRCPHGKDITACFQRPASDEPGAAGSGKD, from the coding sequence GTGTCGAACTCATCACTGAGAGCTGTGGGATGGGCACGTTCGCTGCCGGTCAGCAGCGGGGCGAAGGCGGCCAGGGACTGGACGCGCACGCACCTGGCGACGCTCGGCTGGACACAGACGGCACCCGATCTGGCAGACTCGGTCCTGCTGGCCGTGTCCGAACTGGTCACCAACGCGCATGTCCATGCCCGCAGTACGGCTCAGCTGGTCCTCACCTGGGATGAACAATGCCTGCACGTGACCGTGCATGACGCGTCCCGCCGACTGCCCGAACAGCGTCACCCCTCTGACACTGCTCTCGGGGGACGCGGTCTGCTCCTGGTCGAAGCCCTTGCCGACAGCTGGCAGGCGCACCGTTGCCCGCATGGCAAAGACATCACCGCGTGCTTCCAGCGGCCCGCGTCCGATGAGCCCGGCGCAGCCGGCTCCGGCAAGGACTAA
- a CDS encoding transposase yields MRGHVIIGDATHTQTDHAERITAQGAHYILAVRGNRKRLRRQPQRLHWREIPLQHRTRDTNHGRREIRGPKACTLEPGQLFPHAVQAIEIKRRRTKRKIGETTAKMVDVSTSLTLARATRPHSHN; encoded by the coding sequence CTGCGCGGACACGTCATCATCGGCGACGCGACGCACACGCAGACCGATCACGCCGAACGCATCACCGCCCAGGGCGCCCACTACATCCTGGCCGTGAGAGGGAACCGGAAGAGGCTCCGCCGACAGCCGCAGCGACTGCACTGGCGCGAGATTCCGCTCCAGCACCGCACCCGGGACACAAACCACGGCCGGCGCGAGATCCGCGGTCCGAAGGCCTGCACCCTCGAGCCCGGCCAGCTCTTCCCGCACGCCGTCCAGGCCATCGAGATCAAGCGCCGCCGCACGAAGCGCAAGATCGGCGAGACGACCGCCAAGATGGTAGACGTGAGCACCAGCCTCACCCTCGCCCGGGCTACCCGGCCCCACTCGCACAACTGA